ACTGCGGACAAGTCATACGGATCGAGCGGATGGAACGCGTTCTATTCCGTGCCATGGGGATACTGGACGGGCACGGTTTCCGCCTATTCGACGAAATACTTTCAGCAGATCGCCGGCATTAATCAGACCTTCGTCTCCAGCGGCAACTCGCAGAACATCGACTTCAAATTGCATCGCGTTATCGCGCGAAGTCAAAACGATGTCACCGGCGTTCAGTTTCGTCTCACGCGTCGATTTGGCAAGAGCTTTATCGAAGATACGGAAATCACGCAGCAACACCGGAATAACACGATTATCGAATTCGGCGTCACTAATCGGCACTATTTCGGCAACGCACAGTTCGACGGAAATCTCGCATTTCGGCAGGGCGTGGCGGGATTCGGCGCTTATCCCGATACCCTGGCGGAATTCGGTGGACCCACGTACCGGTTCCGCATGCTCGTCGCCGACGCCAATGTCGGTGCGTCATTCAAGGTAGGCGGCATCCCGCTGCAGTACACGGGGACGATCCACGGCCAGTGGACTCGCGCGAAGCTGTATTACATCGACGACATCGCCATCGGCAGCCGCTACACGGTGCGCGGCTTCGACGGCGAGTCGATGCTTGCGGCTGAGCAGGGTTTCTATTGGCGCAACGAACTTCAGACGCCGCTCGGACAAAGCGGTCAGGCCGTTTTCGCCGGGGTGGACTACGGACAGGTGTGGGGGCCGAACACGCAAACGCTGGTGGGTACGCGACTGGTCGGTGCGGTTATCGGTTTGCGCGGCAGTTACCGGGCTCGTTTCGTCTCGCTCGCCTACGAACTGTTCGCTGGCACCCCGATTCACAAACCCAAGGCGTTCGAGACGGCCAGGGTGACGATCGGGTTTCAGGTGTCCGCGTTGTTCTGATCGCGCCTAACGAACATCATCGAGAGCGCAAACTCGGGGGTGGGGCACTCACATCCACGCAGCAGACGATGGCGTCAACGCCGGAATCGTGCTCGCTCAGCTTGCCGCTTGCAGCGACTCTTGGGGTTGGACGAAGCAAAACCTCAGGGACAGCATTGGGCGTCAGCCATTTCTCGAATGCCGTGGATGTATTCGAACGCCAGTGAGCGCCCCAAGCGGGTTTTTGCCATGACGGGAACAATGGACTTGATCCCCAATACCGTATCGATAAGAATCGGGAGAATAGCGATCGGCATGGCAATGGCAACCTTGGGTGCGGGATCCGTGCCGAGTCAGACGATTACCCTCTTCAATAACCGGCCGGAGCAAAGGTCACAGGCATGTCAACGAAAAGAATCGGGATTGTGTTGTTCGACGGG
The Pandoraea pulmonicola DNA segment above includes these coding regions:
- a CDS encoding ShlB/FhaC/HecB family hemolysin secretion/activation protein — its product is MNRINPGAIGRLLFAFTFCIGVSANAQQGGLSPTLNAEQDLRARQQQEAQERAREVNAPGVRSALPPAAGDVELPEEQPCFRIDTFSVVVPEALPDTTRQLGASALPMDRFAFLREKLDRYRGACIGQKGIDLLVRSLSEAVLQRGYVTTRLLLPEQQLSSAKLTLVLIPGVIHQIRFEDPSLWGTWRSAFPTRAGDLLDLRDLEQGLEQMKRVSSQDVSMQIVPTDQPGESDIVIAITRAKPVSVALSVDNSGARSTGKLQGNVSIGVDNPLGLNDLLRVGGSHDLTTADKSYGSSGWNAFYSVPWGYWTGTVSAYSTKYFQQIAGINQTFVSSGNSQNIDFKLHRVIARSQNDVTGVQFRLTRRFGKSFIEDTEITQQHRNNTIIEFGVTNRHYFGNAQFDGNLAFRQGVAGFGAYPDTLAEFGGPTYRFRMLVADANVGASFKVGGIPLQYTGTIHGQWTRAKLYYIDDIAIGSRYTVRGFDGESMLAAEQGFYWRNELQTPLGQSGQAVFAGVDYGQVWGPNTQTLVGTRLVGAVIGLRGSYRARFVSLAYELFAGTPIHKPKAFETARVTIGFQVSALF